A stretch of DNA from Candidatus Pseudomonas phytovorans:
CGTTCTGCGAGCGGTTGACGGATTGGCGGTTCATGCCGGCTCCTCCTGCTGTAATTTTTGTTCAAACCTGAACAGGTAATTGCAGCCTGCATGCCAGACTTTAGATTTAGATAAAATCTTTTAAAATCATATAGTTAAGAACATTCGAATACGGCGATCAGGACGTATCCTGCACGATGCCGTCGTCGCGGTCGTGCGAATTGCACGATCAGCCTTCGACCTTGGTCGCCACCTTGAGCAAGTCGGCATCCACCCCGCGCACGCCGATGATCTGCCGAGCGATCTCCACGGCGATGGTTCTCTGCTCCGCGCTGACCACCTCGCCCGACAGCCGCACCATGCCCGCCTCGCTGGCTACCTTAAGGTTCAGCCCATCGAGGTTGCGGCTATAGCGGTAACTGTTCTGGATCTTGTCGATGATCCAGCTGTCGGTTGGCTGCGGACCGGTTGGCGCCCCTACCGGGGTTTCGCGGGCCTTGGCCATCGCGGCGCTATCAAGGCTGACCAGGTTATTGACCAGGTGCACGCCGTCGGTGGTGCGCGCCACCACGCCGGCAAGCTCCTTGGCTTCGGCACTGTCGACCTTGCCGCGCAACGTCACCACGCCTTCACTGCTTTGTACTTCTATGGCCGCCTTTTCGGTGGTGCGGCTCCACAACAGCCGGGCACGGATCACCGCCGCCAGGGTGGCGTCCTCCAGGCGCTGGGCGTAGGCACGCAGCTCCAGCGGGCGGTCCACCAGTTGGGCATTGACCTGCAACTGGTTCTCCACCTGTTCGATGCCCCGCGTGGCCCGGGCCACATCTTCGGCCAACTGCCGTTCGACGTCGTTCTCCACCTCACCGGAAAGCCGCGCGTGGTTGCCGTCCACTTCAACTTTGATACGGAACGGGTCGAGCATGCGGTTCAGTGACAGGGCGGTTTGCAGGGCGCCTTCCAGGCGTGCGTCCTGTATGGGGTCGGCGATTGCCGGGGTGAATACGGGCAACAATGTGGCTGCCAACACGGCTGTACGCAGGGAAAAGGGCATGGCAGTGGCTCCTTTTTGGGCAAAAGGTGAAAATCGTCGCAACCAATGTGCCATCGCGTACCTCTAAGCAAATCATTGGAATATCGCGGTCTGCAGACTTCGTTTGGCCATTGGCTAGCATGCAAAGGACAGAATCCTTCAGAATTGACCATGCAACTTGCCCGATTTTTCCCACACTAAATAAAGATCTATCCCTAAGGAGCGCAGGAAATGGAATCAGCCCAGGACAACCAAGGCCGCATTCTGCTGGTGGATGACGAGTCCGCGATCCTGCGCACCTTCCGCTACTGCCTGGAAGACGAAGGCTATAGCGTCGCCACGGCCAACAGCGCTGCCCAGGCCGAAGCGCTGTTGCAGCGTCAGGTATTCGACTTGTGCTTCCTCGATTTACGCCTGGGCGAGGACAACGGCCTCGATGTTCTGGCGCAGATGCGCATACAGGCTCCGTGGATGCGCGTGGTGATCGTCACCGCGCACTCGGCGATCGACACAGCGGTGGACGCCATCCAGGCCGGCGCCGCCGACTACCTGGTCAAGCCATGCAGCCCCGATCAGCTGCGCCTGGCCACCGCCAAGCAGCTGGAAGTGCGCCAGCTTTCAGCACGCCTGGAGGCCCTGGAAGGTGAAGTGCGCAAACCCAAGGACGGCCTCGACTCGCACAGCCCGGCCATGATGGCGGTGCTGGAAACCGCCCGCCAGGTCGCGACCACCGACGCCAACATCCTCATTCTTGGCGAGTCTGGCACCGGTAAGGGTGAGCTGGCCCGGGCCATCCATGGCTGGAGCAAGCGTGCACGCAAATCCTGCGTGACCATCAACTGCCCGTCGCTGAGTGCCGAGCTGATGGAAAGCGAACTGTTCGGGCACACCCGCGGCGCTTTCACCGGCGCCAGTGAAAGTACCCTGGGACGGGTCAGTCAGGCCGATGGGGGCACGCTGTTTCTCGACGAGATCGGCGATTTTCCGCTGACCTTGCAGCCCAAGTTGCTGCGGTTCATTCAGGACAAGGAATACGAGCGCGTCGGCGACCCGGTGACCCGGCGTGCCGATGTACGCATTCTGGCCGCCACCAACCTCAACCTCGAAGAAATGGTGCGCGAAAGCCGCTTCCGCGAAGACCTGCTGTACCGCCTCAATGTCATCACCTTGCACTTGCCGCCCCTGCGTGAGCGCAGCGAAGACATCCTGACCTTGGCCGACCGCTTCCTCGCCCGCTTCGTCAAGGAATACTCCCGCCCCGGCCGGGGCTTCAGCGACGAAGCACGCTCGGCCCTGCTCAACTACCGCTGGCCCGGCAACATTCGCGAACTGCGTAACGTAGTAGAGCGGGCCAGTATCATCTGCCCACAGGAACGGGTGGAAATCAG
This window harbors:
- a CDS encoding BON domain-containing protein encodes the protein MPFSLRTAVLAATLLPVFTPAIADPIQDARLEGALQTALSLNRMLDPFRIKVEVDGNHARLSGEVENDVERQLAEDVARATRGIEQVENQLQVNAQLVDRPLELRAYAQRLEDATLAAVIRARLLWSRTTEKAAIEVQSSEGVVTLRGKVDSAEAKELAGVVARTTDGVHLVNNLVSLDSAAMAKARETPVGAPTGPQPTDSWIIDKIQNSYRYSRNLDGLNLKVASEAGMVRLSGEVVSAEQRTIAVEIARQIIGVRGVDADLLKVATKVEG
- the algB gene encoding sigma-54-dependent response regulator transcription factor AlgB is translated as MESAQDNQGRILLVDDESAILRTFRYCLEDEGYSVATANSAAQAEALLQRQVFDLCFLDLRLGEDNGLDVLAQMRIQAPWMRVVIVTAHSAIDTAVDAIQAGAADYLVKPCSPDQLRLATAKQLEVRQLSARLEALEGEVRKPKDGLDSHSPAMMAVLETARQVATTDANILILGESGTGKGELARAIHGWSKRARKSCVTINCPSLSAELMESELFGHTRGAFTGASESTLGRVSQADGGTLFLDEIGDFPLTLQPKLLRFIQDKEYERVGDPVTRRADVRILAATNLNLEEMVRESRFREDLLYRLNVITLHLPPLRERSEDILTLADRFLARFVKEYSRPGRGFSDEARSALLNYRWPGNIRELRNVVERASIICPQERVEISHLGMGEQPAGNAPRVGAALSLDQLERAHIGAVLAASDTLDQAAKTLGIDASTLYRKRKQYNL